One genomic segment of Mycolicibacterium psychrotolerans includes these proteins:
- a CDS encoding exopolysaccharide biosynthesis polyprenyl glycosylphosphotransferase → MAVAPGVGVPVQVAPAVPATVSVADIIPLVSEVARSSPAPFTRRRLIARQMSVGPDVVSLVMEVSAIASVFLLLDLPGHVLSALLVVGCLAAGGAYRHRLTLSVLVAAPRICCAATIGAVLGGVLADKPAGVVDLSVAATVACAAVLVARFASYALQRRLRRQGVLRRRTVIVGGGSVTSCLLERMHSERESGLDPVMVLDDDPVTRATLTGQTLVRPLRGDLRDVLKSSDLDTAIIGPSAVGDATLLRFVRDCDEVGCQVLVVPRLWESWSLIGDMDRIGAIPVCHLRGSQTRRFTWRVKLLVERSLAALALIVLLPLLVVVALAVYRSDPSAPVLFRQTRVGLGGHEFELLKFRSMKPAGDTESLTKWTIKGDPRIGRLGRFLRASSLDELPQLWNIVRGEMVLVGPRPERPHFVEEFDAQIPGYKERHRVPVGLTGWAAINGFRGDTSIAERVRYDNFYISNWSLWLDVSIVIRTAWAVLSRRGG, encoded by the coding sequence ATGGCCGTCGCGCCCGGGGTCGGGGTCCCGGTGCAGGTAGCTCCGGCGGTGCCGGCGACAGTCTCGGTCGCCGACATCATCCCGCTTGTTTCCGAGGTGGCGCGCAGTTCACCGGCGCCGTTCACCCGTCGGCGGTTGATCGCTCGCCAGATGTCCGTCGGACCGGACGTCGTCTCCCTCGTGATGGAGGTCTCGGCGATCGCGAGCGTGTTCCTTCTTCTCGATTTGCCAGGACACGTACTGTCGGCCCTCCTTGTCGTCGGATGCCTCGCCGCGGGGGGTGCTTATCGACATCGTCTGACGCTGTCGGTTCTGGTCGCCGCTCCGCGAATTTGCTGTGCGGCCACGATCGGCGCCGTGCTCGGCGGCGTGCTCGCGGACAAGCCTGCTGGCGTCGTCGATCTTTCCGTCGCTGCAACTGTTGCGTGTGCGGCAGTTCTGGTCGCGCGGTTTGCGTCGTATGCGCTACAGCGCAGGCTGCGGAGGCAAGGAGTATTAAGGCGTCGCACCGTCATCGTCGGGGGCGGCTCAGTCACCTCGTGCCTTCTGGAACGGATGCATTCTGAGCGCGAGAGCGGTCTCGACCCCGTGATGGTCCTAGACGACGATCCGGTCACGAGGGCGACGCTGACTGGGCAGACCCTCGTTCGACCACTGCGCGGCGATCTCCGCGACGTCCTGAAGAGTTCAGACCTCGATACAGCCATCATCGGACCTTCCGCCGTCGGCGACGCGACGCTTCTGCGATTCGTCCGCGACTGTGACGAGGTGGGCTGCCAGGTCCTGGTCGTTCCTCGACTATGGGAATCCTGGTCGCTCATCGGTGACATGGACCGCATCGGCGCGATACCGGTATGTCACCTCCGGGGCTCGCAAACGCGGAGGTTCACCTGGCGGGTGAAACTGCTCGTTGAGCGGAGTCTTGCAGCGCTTGCGCTGATTGTTCTCTTGCCGTTGCTGGTTGTCGTGGCGCTGGCGGTGTACCGATCGGATCCCTCTGCTCCGGTGCTGTTCCGGCAGACGAGGGTCGGTCTCGGCGGTCACGAGTTCGAATTGCTCAAGTTCCGTTCGATGAAGCCGGCCGGAGACACCGAGTCGCTGACAAAGTGGACGATCAAGGGCGACCCGCGGATCGGACGATTGGGCCGGTTCCTCCGCGCCAGCTCGCTCGACGAGCTCCCTCAATTGTGGAACATCGTGCGGGGAGAGATGGTGCTCGTCGGTCCGCGCCCGGAGCGGCCACACTTCGTTGAAGAGTTCGACGCGCAGATCCCCGGATACAAGGAGCGCCACAGGGTTCCGGTTGGGCTCACCGGCTGGGCGGCCATCAACGGATTCCGGGGCGACACGTCCATCGCCGAACGGGTTCGCTACGACAACTTCTACATTTCCAACTGGAGCCTGTGGCTCGACGTCTCGATCGTTATTCGCACTGCGTGGGCAGTGCTCTCGAGACGAGGAGGCTGA